From the genome of Halorussus caseinilyticus, one region includes:
- a CDS encoding pyridoxal phosphate-dependent aminotransferase, translating into MASERATRTTPFAAMDVLERANRMDDVVHLEVGEPDFETPDAVTEAAVAALRAGETGYTSSKGKPELRRAISAYYDRRYGVDVAPERIVVTSGSSPALLLAFSALVDPGDEVVLTDPYYACYPNFVRQTGGRISTVPLSADEGFRPRVGEFARTVSSETEALLLNSPANPTGAVLDGSTLEELVALADDADATVLSDEVYHGLTYEGEDHTVLEYTDDAFVIDGFSKRFSMTGWRLGWMVAPEEYVGHVNRIAQNTLICAPNFVQSGGVAALESGDDFLAEVRDTYRERRDYLVSEVEDWGLSMGYTPGGAYYLLVDVSDLPGDAFDAADFFLEDAGVAMTPGPDFGTNAEECLRVSYANSAERLAEASERIQRALERVEISAAD; encoded by the coding sequence ATGGCTTCGGAGCGCGCGACTCGAACGACCCCGTTCGCCGCGATGGACGTTCTCGAACGGGCCAACCGCATGGACGACGTGGTACACCTCGAAGTAGGCGAACCCGACTTCGAGACGCCGGATGCAGTGACCGAGGCGGCAGTCGCGGCGCTCCGAGCAGGTGAGACCGGATACACCTCCTCGAAGGGCAAACCCGAACTCCGCCGGGCGATTTCTGCCTACTACGACCGTCGGTACGGCGTGGACGTGGCCCCCGAACGAATCGTCGTCACCTCGGGGTCTTCGCCCGCGCTTCTTCTGGCGTTCTCGGCGCTGGTGGACCCCGGCGACGAGGTGGTGCTGACCGACCCCTACTACGCCTGCTACCCGAACTTCGTCCGCCAGACCGGGGGTCGAATCTCGACGGTCCCGCTGTCGGCCGACGAGGGCTTTCGCCCGCGCGTCGGCGAGTTCGCGCGCACGGTGAGTTCCGAGACGGAGGCGCTACTGTTGAACTCGCCCGCGAACCCGACCGGCGCGGTGTTGGACGGTTCGACGCTCGAAGAACTCGTGGCGCTGGCCGACGACGCCGACGCGACGGTCCTCTCCGACGAGGTGTACCACGGCCTGACCTACGAGGGCGAGGACCACACCGTGCTGGAGTACACCGACGACGCCTTCGTGATAGACGGCTTCTCGAAGCGGTTCTCCATGACGGGGTGGCGACTCGGGTGGATGGTCGCGCCCGAGGAGTACGTCGGCCACGTCAACCGCATCGCCCAGAACACGCTCATCTGCGCGCCAAACTTCGTCCAGTCGGGCGGGGTCGCGGCGCTCGAATCCGGCGACGACTTCCTCGCGGAGGTCCGGGACACCTACCGCGAGCGCCGGGACTACCTCGTGAGCGAAGTCGAGGACTGGGGCTTGAGCATGGGGTACACGCCGGGCGGAGCCTACTACCTGCTCGTGGACGTGAGCGACCTGCCGGGAGACGCTTTCGACGCCGCGGACTTCTTCTTAGAGGACGCGGGCGTGGCGATGACCCCCGGCCCGGACTTCGGGACGAACGCCGAGGAGTGCCTGCGGGTCTCCTACGCCAACAGCGCCGAGCGACTGGCCGAGGCGTCCGAGCGCATCCAGCGCGCCTTGGAGCGCGTCGAGATTTCGGCCGCGGACTGA
- a CDS encoding tripartite tricarboxylate transporter permease → MEALGVRLGMNFGFSATALAFVLGGVALGTLSGLTPGLHVNNLALLLASAAPAVPGPPRLVGAAMLAAGVVHSFLDAVPALALGVPDAAMAATALPGHRLVVAGRGREAVRLSALGSGLAVAFAVPLAVPVTRGMTVAYPVVRAHLPVVLGVVVAFLLLTEGSVRAALGGAAAFAGSATLGHATLDLTPAAPLDAGGMLTPLFAGLFGAPVLLEALSGGGVPAQDDPVIAAPRRTVAVTALAGSVAGAVVGYLPGVSSAVAAVLALAVVPGSTDARGFVVATSGVNTANTIFALFALAALGTPRTGVMVALQEADAPVNLPLLLATAGIAGIAGFLLVLVVGDRYLRTVGTVDQFRLSTGVLVLLAGLSFLFAGVLGVAVFAVATLVGLVPAQFGARRVHLMGVLLGPLILGL, encoded by the coding sequence ATGGAGGCGCTCGGCGTCCGACTCGGGATGAACTTCGGATTCTCAGCCACAGCACTAGCGTTCGTCCTCGGCGGCGTGGCGCTCGGCACCCTCAGCGGTCTCACGCCCGGACTGCACGTCAACAACCTCGCGCTCCTGCTGGCGTCGGCCGCGCCCGCGGTGCCCGGTCCGCCACGACTCGTCGGCGCGGCGATGCTCGCGGCGGGGGTGGTCCACTCGTTCCTCGACGCGGTGCCCGCGCTGGCGCTCGGGGTCCCCGACGCGGCGATGGCCGCCACCGCGCTCCCCGGCCACCGACTCGTCGTCGCCGGGCGGGGTCGGGAGGCGGTCCGACTCTCCGCGCTCGGGAGCGGACTGGCCGTGGCGTTCGCGGTCCCGCTGGCCGTCCCCGTCACGCGCGGGATGACCGTCGCCTACCCCGTTGTGCGCGCCCACTTGCCGGTCGTCCTCGGCGTCGTCGTCGCCTTCCTCCTGCTCACCGAGGGGAGCGTCCGGGCCGCTCTCGGCGGTGCGGCGGCGTTCGCCGGGAGCGCGACCCTCGGCCACGCGACGCTCGATTTGACACCGGCCGCACCGCTCGACGCGGGCGGGATGCTCACGCCGCTGTTCGCCGGACTCTTCGGCGCGCCGGTCCTGCTCGAAGCCCTCTCGGGTGGTGGCGTCCCCGCACAGGACGACCCGGTGATAGCCGCCCCCCGACGCACCGTCGCGGTCACGGCGCTCGCCGGGAGCGTGGCGGGTGCGGTCGTGGGCTACCTGCCGGGCGTCTCGTCGGCCGTCGCCGCGGTGCTGGCGCTGGCGGTCGTCCCCGGTTCGACCGACGCCCGCGGGTTCGTGGTGGCGACCAGCGGCGTCAACACCGCGAACACGATTTTCGCGCTGTTCGCGCTCGCCGCCCTCGGCACGCCCCGGACCGGCGTGATGGTCGCGCTCCAAGAAGCGGACGCTCCCGTCAACCTCCCGCTCTTGCTCGCTACCGCCGGAATCGCCGGTATCGCTGGCTTCCTGCTCGTTCTCGTGGTCGGGGACCGCTACCTCCGGACGGTCGGGACCGTAGACCAGTTTCGACTCTCGACGGGGGTCCTCGTCCTGCTGGCCGGGTTGAGCTTTCTATTCGCGGGCGTACTCGGGGTCGCAGTCTTCGCCGTCGCCACGCTCGTCGGTCTCGTCCCGGCCCAGTTCGGTGCCCGGCGAGTCCACCTGATGGGGGTGTTGCTCGGACCGCTGATTCTGGGTCTCTAA
- a CDS encoding PKD domain-containing protein, translated as MSKPTPVAIAVLLVVTTTAAGTLPPTDATPANETGLSNEAPLADAGLDQDVTKGATVLLDATGSRDPDGRIARYDWSIRTPSDDAITPDCADCARTRFTPAETGRYRVTLTVTDEDGASSSDTLYVDVSPGTEPTVSLSGPTRPTAGTPANYTADLDAGAATLDYVVWRVGGVVLANHSLSPDQRTDSATKHFPTPGNRTITATVYDADGQSSTSSLSVGVRPRRPNERLDPESIADRNSPHVTGDELVTGARPLRGQYAVRFDAATGFVVSVEWRNAAGPVGNGESLTRTWNPGDHELYAVVTYTDGSKNVATFADGTTTVTADPRPNVSFGSLDRYGSITGSATGIDEYENLDALRVEIDGETVATARSTMRGRHRLGFDRQRTIRFSHTDLTPGKQYSVTVVATDDRGQTTRVTRDVVPVQKPEVVRSEFVNDPVDSYHERIDPKRYVAHHVLEIDLNGVEPERLDIEIGKRDEKSRRIQTSNYHQVKTTSSDTITVDSFWAGDVPQEYYVNAIWEVRQRSSKQMWGGSNRTNFKVTPSKPELRLDVVNDGTRGYITREHGILVNATGSFDPDGTELKYIWKYGAEPTKPDNTTAKFRAYERAASIVEDEYDLRTKRNFDFLNYFVPDVSEKTVVGDGPHYPNETVRFRVKTEPYHFSKQTYYRDFGLGASVSNPAASVVEWRAVEAPKSRHSEPTEDAYRYVGTIEIPADELAGTSRPPTVTIYNEDNARKRVRVELPETDVLLEDETYWRNVSVRDLAYLVEKRRVKKAEVDTKQRRDEYLRQGYRVEEVNNDTRYVLEKRVKVRDAKYETVTETFPNERQRDMFLDSARAWYAAGTHQTEETRTRTYSNWFDASTTTSPRKWHDSSLWNGEHTGATREVQVEPAEYETKRKYRYSYEVRKTGTRTVKRCSLRFGCETETVTYTYTDTEYSTYWATSRYAYDHWFTGKTKRVKVRDAVYETQFEVRYKSQSTELVTYYEAARDEKVQEARYEWDGRSSTMDYAIARKQAAVGDEWRIAEEPVKRWTLVRTEVESRFWTPAYENRSRVSETTATVTGELVKQYSDPDTGETVERSEFESSEVTYRGARDRNEIRQNITSNSDNTRWCEVKAACSRETKDLRTRSHE; from the coding sequence ATGTCGAAGCCGACGCCGGTCGCCATCGCCGTACTCCTCGTCGTGACGACCACTGCCGCCGGAACGCTTCCGCCTACCGACGCAACACCGGCGAACGAGACCGGACTCTCGAACGAGGCACCCCTCGCGGACGCCGGACTCGACCAAGACGTAACGAAAGGGGCGACGGTCCTTCTCGACGCGACCGGTTCGCGCGACCCCGACGGGCGCATCGCGCGCTACGATTGGTCGATAAGAACGCCGAGCGACGACGCCATCACGCCCGACTGCGCCGACTGCGCCCGAACCCGATTCACCCCGGCCGAGACAGGTCGCTATCGCGTCACGCTGACTGTCACCGACGAGGACGGCGCGAGCAGTTCCGACACGCTCTACGTGGACGTTTCGCCCGGCACGGAACCCACCGTCTCGCTCTCCGGACCGACGCGACCCACCGCCGGAACTCCCGCGAACTACACCGCAGACCTCGACGCGGGGGCCGCGACGCTCGATTACGTCGTCTGGAGAGTCGGTGGCGTCGTCCTCGCCAACCACTCGCTCTCGCCGGACCAGCGGACCGACTCGGCGACGAAACACTTCCCGACGCCGGGCAATCGGACGATTACCGCGACGGTCTACGACGCCGACGGTCAGTCGAGTACCAGTTCACTCTCGGTCGGGGTGCGACCCCGACGACCGAACGAGCGCCTCGACCCTGAGTCTATCGCCGACCGTAATTCGCCCCACGTCACCGGTGACGAACTCGTAACCGGGGCGCGGCCACTCCGAGGACAGTACGCCGTGCGCTTCGACGCCGCCACCGGATTCGTGGTCTCGGTCGAATGGCGGAACGCCGCCGGACCCGTCGGAAACGGCGAGTCGCTAACCCGGACGTGGAACCCCGGAGACCACGAACTCTACGCGGTCGTAACCTACACCGACGGGTCGAAGAACGTCGCCACCTTCGCTGACGGAACGACCACGGTTACGGCGGACCCGCGGCCGAACGTATCGTTCGGTTCGCTCGACCGATACGGGTCGATAACGGGAAGTGCGACCGGTATCGACGAGTACGAAAATCTGGACGCGCTTCGCGTCGAAATCGACGGCGAGACCGTTGCGACCGCGCGTTCTACGATGCGCGGTCGCCACCGACTCGGTTTCGACCGCCAGCGCACGATACGCTTCTCACACACGGACCTCACGCCGGGAAAGCAGTACTCCGTGACTGTCGTTGCCACCGACGACCGCGGTCAGACGACCCGCGTGACCCGCGATGTCGTTCCAGTCCAGAAACCCGAAGTCGTCCGGTCCGAGTTCGTCAACGACCCGGTGGACTCCTACCACGAGCGCATCGACCCGAAACGATACGTCGCCCATCATGTGTTGGAGATTGATTTGAACGGTGTCGAACCGGAGAGATTAGATATAGAAATTGGAAAAAGAGATGAAAAATCACGGAGGATTCAGACATCAAATTACCACCAAGTCAAAACCACATCCAGTGATACGATTACGGTAGATAGCTTCTGGGCTGGTGATGTTCCACAAGAGTATTACGTAAACGCCATTTGGGAGGTCCGACAGAGAAGTTCGAAGCAGATGTGGGGAGGAAGTAACAGGACTAATTTCAAGGTCACCCCCAGCAAGCCCGAACTCCGTCTCGACGTGGTGAACGACGGAACGAGGGGATACATAACCCGAGAACACGGAATTTTGGTGAACGCGACCGGGTCGTTCGACCCCGACGGGACGGAACTCAAATACATCTGGAAGTACGGTGCAGAGCCGACCAAACCGGACAACACGACGGCGAAGTTCCGCGCGTACGAACGGGCCGCGAGTATCGTGGAAGACGAGTACGATTTGCGGACGAAGCGCAACTTCGACTTCCTGAACTACTTCGTGCCGGACGTGTCGGAGAAGACGGTCGTCGGTGACGGGCCGCACTATCCGAACGAAACGGTTCGGTTTCGGGTGAAGACGGAGCCGTATCACTTCTCGAAGCAGACGTACTATCGGGATTTCGGTCTCGGTGCCTCGGTGTCGAACCCGGCCGCAAGCGTCGTCGAGTGGAGAGCGGTCGAAGCACCGAAGAGTCGGCACTCGGAACCGACCGAAGACGCCTACCGGTACGTCGGGACAATCGAGATTCCCGCCGACGAACTCGCGGGCACGTCTCGGCCCCCGACGGTGACGATATACAACGAGGACAACGCGAGGAAGCGAGTTCGTGTGGAACTCCCCGAAACCGACGTTCTGCTCGAAGACGAAACCTACTGGAGAAACGTCAGCGTCCGAGACCTCGCGTATCTCGTGGAAAAGCGTCGAGTGAAGAAGGCCGAAGTCGATACGAAGCAACGGCGCGACGAGTACCTTCGTCAGGGATACCGCGTCGAGGAAGTGAACAACGATACGCGATACGTCCTCGAAAAGCGGGTCAAAGTTCGGGACGCGAAGTACGAGACGGTGACCGAAACCTTCCCGAACGAACGCCAGCGAGACATGTTTCTCGACTCGGCCCGTGCGTGGTACGCGGCCGGGACCCACCAGACCGAGGAGACCCGAACGAGGACGTACTCGAACTGGTTCGACGCCTCGACGACGACTTCACCCCGAAAGTGGCACGATTCGAGTCTCTGGAACGGCGAACACACCGGCGCGACGCGGGAGGTTCAGGTCGAACCCGCGGAGTACGAAACCAAACGAAAGTACCGGTACAGCTACGAAGTCCGGAAAACGGGTACTCGAACGGTAAAACGCTGTAGCCTCCGTTTCGGTTGTGAAACGGAGACGGTCACTTACACCTACACGGACACCGAGTACTCGACCTACTGGGCTACCTCCCGCTACGCGTACGACCACTGGTTTACCGGTAAGACGAAACGGGTGAAAGTCCGGGACGCAGTGTACGAGACCCAGTTCGAGGTTCGGTACAAGTCCCAATCGACCGAATTAGTTACGTACTATGAGGCCGCGCGCGACGAGAAGGTGCAGGAGGCGCGCTACGAGTGGGATGGAAGGAGTTCGACGATGGACTACGCTATCGCCAGAAAGCAAGCCGCTGTCGGCGACGAGTGGCGAATCGCCGAGGAACCCGTAAAGCGGTGGACGCTCGTTCGGACCGAAGTCGAGTCGCGCTTCTGGACTCCCGCGTACGAGAACAGGAGTCGAGTCTCGGAGACGACAGCGACGGTCACCGGCGAACTCGTGAAACAGTATTCCGACCCCGATACGGGCGAAACCGTCGAGCGGAGCGAATTCGAGTCGTCGGAGGTGACGTATCGCGGAGCCAGAGACCGAAACGAGATACGGCAAAATATAACTTCTAATTCTGATAATACGAGATGGTGCGAAGTGAAAGCCGCGTGTTCACGCGAGACGAAAGACCTTCGAACTCGTTCCCATGAGTAG
- the lrpA1 gene encoding HTH-type transcriptional regulator LrpA1 has product MSAQSTEDRILSVLEEDAQASYAEIAERANVSKPTVRKYIEKLEDEGVIVGYSAEIDPKKLSSKSIALVGIDVASEQYVEATRDLKELEEVETLYSSSGDHMLMAEVRAADGDAVGEVISEKILDIGGVTAAHPSFLQERLK; this is encoded by the coding sequence ATGAGTGCCCAGTCCACGGAAGACAGAATTCTATCGGTTCTCGAAGAGGACGCCCAAGCGTCCTACGCCGAGATTGCCGAACGGGCGAACGTCTCGAAGCCCACGGTCCGTAAGTATATCGAAAAGCTCGAAGACGAGGGGGTCATCGTGGGGTATTCGGCCGAAATCGACCCGAAGAAACTATCGAGCAAGTCCATCGCGCTGGTCGGCATCGACGTAGCCAGCGAGCAGTACGTCGAAGCGACCCGCGACCTGAAGGAACTCGAGGAGGTGGAGACGCTCTACTCGTCGTCGGGCGACCACATGCTCATGGCGGAGGTCCGCGCCGCCGACGGCGATGCCGTCGGCGAGGTCATCAGCGAGAAGATTCTGGACATCGGCGGCGTGACCGCCGCCCATCCCTCGTTCCTCCAAGAGCGACTGAAGTAG
- a CDS encoding SRPBCC family protein, with amino-acid sequence MATYQREVRVRAPLEEVWEFHSRISGLEALTPDWMNLRVEGVRGPDGSSRDDAEVLETGTAVRMSMRPFGVGPRQRWTSRITRREEGDGAAVFEDVMEGGPFPEWHHSHQFYAIADDETLLRDRVEYELPVVGDLLGPLGSIGFVPMFRDRHRRTKRILES; translated from the coding sequence ATGGCTACCTATCAGCGCGAGGTCAGGGTTCGCGCGCCGCTAGAGGAGGTGTGGGAGTTTCACTCCCGAATCTCGGGACTGGAGGCGCTCACGCCCGACTGGATGAACCTCCGGGTCGAGGGGGTCCGCGGACCGGACGGGAGTAGTCGTGACGACGCCGAGGTGTTAGAGACCGGGACCGCGGTCCGGATGTCGATGCGACCGTTCGGCGTCGGCCCGCGCCAACGGTGGACCTCGCGCATCACCCGCCGGGAGGAGGGCGACGGTGCGGCCGTTTTCGAGGACGTGATGGAGGGCGGGCCGTTCCCGGAGTGGCACCACTCCCATCAGTTCTACGCAATCGCGGACGACGAGACCCTCCTCAGAGACCGCGTGGAGTACGAACTCCCGGTGGTCGGCGACCTGCTCGGACCGCTCGGGTCGATAGGCTTCGTGCCGATGTTCCGCGACCGACATCGCCGGACCAAGCGGATTCTGGAGTCGTGA
- a CDS encoding thiamine pyrophosphate-dependent enzyme: MSAFNAIGEEREIDRDEFTPEIEPQATWCPGCGDFGVLKALKQAMPEVGRNPEETLLVTGIGCSGKLSSYFRSYGFHSIHGRSLPVARAAKMANPDLEVIAAGGDGDGYGIGGNHFMHTARENHDMTYIVFDNEIFGLTKGQTSPTSPKGHKSKTQPHGSAKQPIRPLSLALTSGASYVARTAAVNPNQAKEILAEAMEHDGFAHVDFLTQCPTWNKDAKQYVPYIDVQDSDDYDFDITDRGEASEMMQEAENALYEGTVLTGRFYHDEDRPSYQQEKQATGDMPEEPLAERYFDDDYEWERSYDLLERHK, from the coding sequence ATGAGTGCATTCAACGCAATCGGCGAAGAACGCGAGATAGACAGAGACGAGTTCACCCCGGAAATCGAACCGCAGGCGACGTGGTGTCCGGGTTGTGGCGACTTCGGCGTCCTGAAGGCACTGAAGCAGGCGATGCCCGAAGTAGGACGCAACCCCGAGGAGACCCTGCTCGTGACGGGTATCGGCTGTTCGGGCAAACTGTCGAGTTACTTCCGGAGCTACGGGTTCCACTCCATCCACGGCCGGTCGCTACCGGTCGCTCGCGCGGCGAAGATGGCGAACCCCGACCTCGAAGTCATCGCGGCGGGCGGTGACGGTGACGGCTACGGCATCGGCGGGAACCACTTCATGCACACCGCCCGCGAGAACCACGACATGACCTACATCGTCTTCGACAACGAAATCTTCGGGCTGACGAAGGGCCAGACCTCCCCGACCAGTCCGAAGGGTCACAAGTCGAAGACCCAACCCCACGGGAGCGCCAAACAGCCCATCCGACCGCTGTCGCTCGCGCTGACCTCCGGGGCGTCGTACGTCGCCCGGACCGCGGCGGTCAACCCGAATCAGGCCAAGGAGATTCTCGCGGAGGCGATGGAACACGACGGCTTCGCCCACGTGGACTTCCTGACCCAGTGTCCGACGTGGAACAAGGACGCCAAGCAGTACGTCCCGTACATCGACGTGCAGGACAGCGACGACTACGACTTCGACATCACCGACCGCGGCGAGGCGTCGGAGATGATGCAGGAGGCCGAGAACGCCCTCTACGAGGGCACCGTTCTCACGGGTCGCTTCTACCACGACGAGGACCGGCCGTCCTACCAGCAGGAGAAGCAGGCCACGGGCGACATGCCCGAGGAACCGCTGGCGGAGCGGTACTTCGACGACGACTACGAGTGGGAGCGTAGCTACGACCTGCTCGAACGGCACAAGTAA
- a CDS encoding 2-oxoacid:acceptor oxidoreductase subunit alpha: MTDDELIWRIAGGSGDGIDSTSQNFAKALMRSGLNVFTHRHYPSRIRGGHTYVEIRAKDEPVKSRGDNYNFLLALGDSFARNPQEEAYYGNEEIKPLSENLDELREGGVIVYDSGLLDASEIENFDQRAEENDWHVYDLDLRGLAKEHGREVMRNTAGVGATAALLDMDLEHIEGLMEDAMSGDVLEANLQILEEAYESVNEDYEHTHDLRAPTGSADEEQVLVSGSHGIAYGALDEGCRFISGYPMTPWTDVYTIMTQHLPEMGGISEQVEDEIAAASLAIGASHAGAKAMSGSSGGGFALMSEPLGLAEITETPIVLVEAMRAGPSTGMPTKPEQGDLEHVLYTSQGDSNRVVFAPGDPAECYEQTRKAFEIAYEYQIPAIVLYDQKLSGGHQTVPEDVFDEEPNPDIGSVVTEQDLEEAVQEAGRFKRYMYDDEESGFGGVSRRSLPGQKGGNYLASGNEHNEVGHISEDPDNRTIQMNRRMAKLDAIRTELSEEADHQPVYGPEDADYGILSFGSTKGVIEEAVDQLNDEGHSVKAMNVSDIMPFPKDEVTAFLESVDESLVVEMNASAQFRRHIQGQLGRFGEKLYSLLKYDGNPFEPEEIVSGFESRLGEEADLSQYNVRIESATGD, encoded by the coding sequence ATGACGGATGACGAACTCATCTGGCGAATCGCAGGTGGTTCCGGTGACGGAATCGACTCGACGAGCCAGAACTTCGCCAAAGCGCTGATGCGCTCGGGGCTGAACGTCTTCACGCACCGACACTACCCGTCGCGCATCCGCGGCGGCCACACATACGTGGAGATTCGGGCGAAAGACGAACCGGTAAAGTCGCGCGGAGACAACTACAACTTCCTGCTCGCGCTGGGCGACAGTTTCGCCCGGAACCCGCAGGAAGAGGCTTACTACGGCAACGAGGAGATAAAGCCGCTGTCGGAGAACCTCGACGAACTCCGGGAAGGGGGAGTCATCGTCTACGACTCGGGGCTACTCGACGCCAGCGAAATCGAGAACTTCGACCAGCGCGCCGAGGAGAACGACTGGCACGTCTACGACCTCGACCTGCGAGGACTCGCCAAGGAACACGGCCGTGAAGTCATGCGTAACACCGCGGGTGTCGGTGCGACCGCGGCGCTTCTGGACATGGACCTCGAACACATCGAGGGCCTGATGGAGGACGCGATGAGCGGCGACGTGCTGGAGGCGAACCTCCAGATTCTCGAAGAGGCCTACGAGTCGGTCAACGAGGACTACGAACACACCCACGACCTGCGAGCCCCGACCGGAAGTGCCGACGAGGAGCAGGTCCTCGTCTCCGGGTCTCACGGCATCGCTTACGGTGCCTTAGACGAGGGCTGTCGGTTCATCTCGGGCTATCCGATGACCCCGTGGACCGACGTGTACACCATCATGACCCAACACCTGCCCGAGATGGGCGGTATCTCCGAGCAGGTCGAGGACGAAATCGCCGCGGCGTCGCTGGCAATCGGTGCGAGTCACGCGGGCGCGAAGGCCATGTCCGGGTCCTCGGGCGGTGGCTTCGCGCTGATGTCCGAACCGCTCGGTCTCGCCGAGATTACCGAGACGCCAATCGTCCTCGTAGAGGCGATGCGCGCCGGTCCCTCGACCGGGATGCCGACCAAGCCCGAGCAGGGTGACCTCGAACACGTCCTGTACACGAGTCAGGGCGACTCGAACCGCGTGGTGTTCGCGCCGGGCGACCCCGCGGAGTGTTACGAACAGACTCGCAAGGCCTTCGAAATCGCCTACGAGTACCAGATTCCGGCCATCGTCCTCTACGACCAGAAACTCTCGGGCGGCCACCAGACCGTGCCCGAGGACGTGTTCGACGAGGAGCCGAACCCCGACATCGGAAGCGTCGTGACCGAGCAGGACCTCGAAGAGGCCGTCCAAGAGGCCGGTCGGTTCAAGCGATACATGTACGACGACGAGGAGAGCGGATTCGGCGGCGTCAGTCGCCGCTCGCTCCCCGGTCAGAAGGGCGGGAACTACCTCGCGTCGGGTAACGAACACAACGAAGTCGGTCACATCAGCGAGGACCCCGACAACCGTACCATCCAGATGAACCGCCGGATGGCCAAACTCGACGCCATCCGGACGGAACTCTCGGAGGAAGCCGACCACCAGCCGGTCTACGGACCGGAGGACGCCGACTACGGCATCCTCAGCTTCGGTTCGACCAAGGGCGTCATCGAAGAGGCGGTTGACCAACTCAACGACGAGGGCCACTCCGTCAAAGCGATGAACGTCAGCGACATCATGCCGTTCCCGAAGGACGAAGTGACTGCATTCTTGGAGAGCGTGGACGAGTCGCTCGTCGTGGAGATGAACGCGTCGGCGCAGTTCCGCCGCCACATTCAGGGCCAGTTGGGTCGCTTCGGCGAGAAACTGTACAGTCTGCTCAAGTACGACGGCAACCCCTTCGAACCGGAGGAAATCGTCTCCGGGTTCGAGAGTCGTCTCGGCGAGGAGGCCGACTTGAGCCAGTACAACGTCCGCATCGAATCCGCAACGGGTGATTAA
- the rpl12p gene encoding 50S ribosomal protein P1 yields MEYVYAALILNESGEEINEENLTNVLDAAGVDVEESRVKALVAALEDVDIDEAVEQAAAVPAGGAAAGGAAEGGADEGGEEEAEGGEEEEEAAEEEDDDEDDDASGEGLGELFG; encoded by the coding sequence ATGGAATACGTTTACGCTGCACTCATCCTGAACGAATCGGGCGAAGAAATCAACGAAGAGAACCTCACCAACGTACTCGACGCCGCTGGCGTCGATGTCGAGGAGTCCCGCGTCAAGGCGCTCGTCGCCGCGCTGGAAGATGTCGACATCGACGAGGCCGTCGAGCAGGCCGCCGCAGTGCCCGCTGGCGGTGCCGCCGCAGGCGGCGCGGCCGAAGGCGGTGCCGACGAAGGTGGCGAAGAGGAAGCCGAAGGTGGCGAGGAAGAAGAGGAAGCCGCCGAGGAAGAAGACGACGACGAGGACGACGACGCCAGCGGCGAAGGTCTCGGCGAACTCTTCGGTTAA